One stretch of Corallococcus exiguus DNA includes these proteins:
- a CDS encoding GMC oxidoreductase, translated as MATRAEHFDVVIVGSGFGGSVMAWRLAEAGLRVCVLERGKAYPPGSFARSPHDMRRNFWDPRKGMLGLFNLWSFQGLGGVVSAGLGGGSLIYANVLLRKDEKTFIHEDLQDGAYEDWPVTRADLETHYDEVERMMHVQRYPLEHPPYASTAKTLAMKLAAERLGRADDWQLPPLAVTFGNPGEVPVPGEPIREEHPNLHGRTRTTCHLCGECDIGCNTGSKNTLDYTYLSAAKNAGAELRTRAEVTELWPSEGGGYVVRYLDHTDTPEDVPREGPQSMLPRSTVTADRLVLAAGTFGTPFLLLKNQRNFPGLSGRLGTRFCGNGDLLGFMRQCHDSSTGKQLPRILEGGHGPVITSALHFRSQEEGGTGRGYYIEDAGYPEFVNWLYEGAYQAPLLERGLKLAWRLIRGWTGRTHDSDVSEEIAELLGDCLGSATSLPLLGMGRDLPTGHMRLTDDGMLAIDWRMSGSREYFQQVRQSMADIARTLEGRLLQNPLSYLSRVITVHPLGGCPMGRGPEEGVVDATGEAFGHPGLYVADGSMMPGPVGPNPSLTIAALADRFADALIDSHRRGTRGRAWRATEEGPWPSAPPM; from the coding sequence ATGGCCACGAGGGCTGAGCACTTCGACGTCGTCATCGTGGGCTCGGGCTTCGGCGGTTCGGTGATGGCGTGGCGGCTGGCGGAAGCAGGCCTGCGGGTGTGCGTGCTGGAGCGGGGCAAGGCGTATCCGCCGGGCTCCTTCGCGCGCAGTCCGCACGACATGCGCCGCAACTTCTGGGACCCTCGCAAGGGCATGCTCGGCCTGTTCAACCTCTGGTCCTTCCAGGGGCTGGGCGGCGTGGTGTCCGCGGGGTTGGGAGGCGGGTCGCTCATCTACGCGAACGTGCTGCTGCGCAAGGACGAGAAGACCTTCATCCACGAGGACCTCCAGGACGGGGCCTACGAGGACTGGCCCGTCACCCGCGCGGATCTGGAGACGCACTACGATGAAGTGGAGCGGATGATGCACGTGCAGCGCTATCCGCTGGAGCATCCGCCGTACGCCTCCACCGCGAAGACGCTGGCCATGAAGCTCGCGGCCGAGCGACTGGGCCGCGCGGACGATTGGCAGCTGCCGCCGCTGGCCGTGACGTTCGGCAACCCCGGCGAGGTGCCCGTTCCGGGCGAGCCCATCCGCGAGGAGCATCCCAACCTCCACGGCCGCACGCGCACCACCTGTCACCTCTGCGGCGAGTGCGACATCGGCTGCAACACGGGCAGCAAGAACACGCTCGATTACACGTACCTGTCCGCGGCGAAGAACGCGGGTGCGGAGCTGCGCACGCGCGCGGAGGTGACGGAGCTGTGGCCCTCGGAGGGGGGCGGCTACGTGGTGCGGTACCTGGACCACACGGACACGCCGGAGGACGTGCCTCGCGAAGGCCCGCAGTCCATGCTGCCGCGCAGCACCGTGACGGCGGACCGGCTGGTGCTGGCGGCGGGCACGTTCGGCACCCCGTTCCTGCTCCTGAAGAACCAGCGGAACTTCCCCGGGCTGAGCGGACGGTTGGGCACGCGCTTCTGCGGCAACGGAGACCTGCTGGGCTTCATGCGCCAGTGCCACGATTCGAGCACCGGCAAGCAGCTGCCTCGCATCCTGGAGGGAGGGCACGGGCCGGTTATCACCAGCGCGTTGCACTTCCGGAGCCAGGAGGAGGGCGGCACGGGCCGGGGCTATTACATCGAGGACGCGGGCTACCCGGAGTTCGTCAACTGGCTCTACGAGGGCGCGTATCAGGCGCCGTTGTTGGAGCGAGGCCTCAAGCTGGCGTGGCGCCTGATTCGTGGGTGGACGGGACGCACGCACGACTCCGACGTGAGCGAGGAGATCGCCGAGCTGCTGGGGGATTGCCTGGGCTCCGCGACGTCGTTGCCGCTGCTGGGCATGGGGCGCGACCTTCCCACCGGCCACATGCGGCTGACGGACGACGGGATGCTGGCCATCGACTGGCGGATGAGCGGTTCGCGCGAGTACTTCCAGCAGGTGCGCCAGTCGATGGCGGACATCGCTCGGACGCTGGAGGGGAGGCTGCTGCAAAACCCACTCAGCTACTTGAGCCGGGTCATCACCGTGCACCCGCTGGGCGGCTGTCCCATGGGACGCGGGCCTGAGGAGGGCGTGGTGGATGCGACGGGCGAGGCCTTTGGCCACCCGGGGCTGTATGTGGCCGACGGCTCGATGATGCCGGGCCCCGTCGGGCCCAACCCGAGCCTCACCATCGCCGCGCTCGCGGACCGGTTCGCGGATGCGCTCATTGATTCGCACCGCAGGGGCACTCGGGGACGTGCGTGGCGGGCGACGGAGGAGGGGCCATGGCCGTCCGCGCCTCCGATGTGA
- a CDS encoding metallophosphoesterase, with the protein MAVRASDVSRLPGQRVEPTPEPQTPPGRKMVSWFDPTVLAKSGMKALLSGTFGRQADRRLLDAVSRPQPLCFDYSVDDTGHPRDELWLDYVSDLGDGWDSTYAVASAVMAPELELTDESGRTHVTRGGDVLVFGGDEVYPTASVDEYQARTVVPYEDALNKRRHRPHLFAVPGNHDWYDGLVSFTRLFCQGRRSNGWRTQQQRSYFALRLPHGWWLLGTDMQLESDLDAPQVEFFQKVAAQMRGTDRIILCNAEPAWVKQQVMPRAGRGFLDHNIDFLEQKVLGKKVSVFLAGDLHHYRRHENADGRQKIIAGGGGAFLHPTHLPKVDQSPGGFVQKASYPPQRASQWLAWRNLLFTALNPWFGVFMGVVYTLLGWGIAANLNEGAVGAPSFREVINAGVQSTGSLVLGAGVVLGTFAFADGRRGPLWKKTAGIVHGLVHLAVALLLTWGVSAVAAPLAAELQWSLRRDFLSGLLLFGGGALIGPLVVGVYLLLSLNVFSCHPNEAFSSLSIPDWKNFLRLHFDEDGQLTVYPVGFRRVPRRWKRGRSPEDPVWIPDPTDTRATPPRLIEPPIVIHRTKALPMLEETGPPGPTDMMVDKHPPGGAV; encoded by the coding sequence ATGGCCGTCCGCGCCTCCGATGTGAGCCGCCTTCCGGGCCAGCGCGTCGAGCCCACGCCCGAGCCACAGACACCTCCGGGCCGGAAGATGGTGTCGTGGTTCGACCCGACCGTGCTCGCGAAGTCAGGGATGAAGGCGCTGCTGTCAGGAACGTTCGGACGACAGGCGGACCGGCGTTTGCTGGATGCCGTATCCCGGCCGCAGCCACTCTGTTTCGACTACTCGGTGGACGACACCGGTCATCCGCGCGACGAGCTGTGGCTGGACTACGTGTCGGACCTGGGCGACGGCTGGGATTCCACCTACGCGGTGGCGTCCGCAGTGATGGCGCCGGAGCTGGAGCTCACGGACGAGTCGGGCAGGACGCACGTCACGCGGGGCGGCGACGTGCTCGTGTTCGGAGGGGACGAGGTGTATCCGACCGCGAGCGTGGACGAGTACCAGGCGCGCACGGTGGTGCCGTACGAGGACGCGCTGAACAAGCGGCGACACCGGCCGCACCTGTTCGCGGTGCCCGGCAACCATGATTGGTACGATGGACTGGTGTCCTTCACGCGCCTGTTCTGCCAGGGCCGGCGCTCCAATGGCTGGCGCACGCAGCAGCAGCGCAGCTACTTCGCGCTGAGGCTGCCGCACGGTTGGTGGCTGCTGGGCACGGACATGCAACTGGAGTCCGACCTGGACGCGCCGCAGGTGGAGTTCTTCCAGAAGGTGGCCGCACAGATGCGCGGCACGGACCGGATCATCCTCTGCAACGCGGAACCGGCGTGGGTGAAGCAGCAGGTGATGCCTCGCGCGGGGCGAGGCTTCCTGGATCACAACATCGACTTCCTGGAGCAGAAGGTGCTGGGCAAGAAGGTGAGCGTCTTCCTGGCGGGAGACCTGCACCACTACCGCCGGCACGAGAACGCGGACGGGCGGCAGAAGATCATCGCGGGTGGGGGAGGGGCGTTCCTGCATCCCACGCACCTGCCCAAGGTGGATCAGAGTCCAGGCGGCTTCGTGCAGAAGGCGAGCTACCCGCCGCAGCGGGCGTCCCAGTGGCTCGCCTGGCGCAACCTGCTGTTCACCGCGCTCAACCCGTGGTTCGGCGTGTTCATGGGCGTCGTCTACACGCTGCTGGGCTGGGGCATTGCCGCGAACCTCAATGAGGGCGCCGTGGGGGCGCCTTCGTTCCGGGAGGTCATCAACGCGGGGGTGCAGAGCACGGGCTCGCTGGTGCTGGGGGCAGGCGTGGTGCTGGGCACGTTCGCGTTCGCGGATGGCCGCCGGGGGCCGCTCTGGAAGAAGACCGCCGGCATCGTGCATGGACTGGTGCACCTGGCGGTGGCGCTGCTGCTCACCTGGGGCGTATCCGCCGTCGCCGCGCCGCTGGCGGCGGAGCTTCAATGGAGCCTGCGGAGGGACTTCCTCAGCGGGCTGCTGCTGTTTGGCGGCGGCGCGCTGATAGGGCCATTGGTGGTGGGCGTGTACCTGCTGCTGTCGCTCAACGTGTTCTCCTGTCACCCCAACGAGGCGTTCTCGTCGCTGTCGATTCCGGACTGGAAGAACTTCCTCCGGCTCCACTTCGACGAAGACGGCCAGCTCACGGTGTACCCGGTGGGTTTCCGGCGGGTGCCGCGACGGTGGAAGCGGGGACGTTCTCCCGAGGATCCGGTGTGGATTCCGGACCCGACGGACACGCGGGCGACACCGCCCCGGCTCATCGAGCCGCCCATCGTCATTCACCGGACGAAGGCCCTTCCGATGCTGGAGGAGACCGGTCCGCCCGGACCCACGGACATGATGGTGGACAAACACCCACCCGGCGGAGCGGTTTGA
- a CDS encoding FtsB family cell division protein, which yields MTSRRKLLMVAAVVAVALSLASVADAKGFRRYLRLRQDVEALDERNRSLAAQNDALRKEIAALRKDPATLEQSVREELGYVKPGEIVFHLESP from the coding sequence ATGACGTCCCGGCGAAAGCTCCTGATGGTGGCGGCGGTGGTGGCGGTGGCCTTGAGCCTCGCTTCGGTGGCGGACGCCAAGGGCTTCCGGCGCTACCTGCGCCTGCGGCAGGACGTGGAGGCGCTCGATGAGCGCAACCGCTCGCTGGCCGCGCAGAACGACGCGCTCCGCAAGGAGATCGCGGCGCTGCGCAAGGATCCGGCGACGTTGGAGCAGTCGGTCCGTGAGGAGCTCGGCTACGTGAAGCCGGGCGAAATCGTCTTCCACCTGGAGTCGCCATGA
- a CDS encoding FmdB family zinc ribbon protein, protein MPIYEYGCSACGKTIDVLQKMSDPTPAACTACGAEGTLSKQLSRSSFHLKGGGWYSDLYGSTKKDGGGSSSSSSASSSPASSSTTSSSSTSTAPSAPAAAPSTPAASGDKS, encoded by the coding sequence ATGCCCATCTACGAGTACGGCTGCTCGGCCTGTGGAAAGACCATCGACGTCCTGCAGAAGATGTCCGACCCGACGCCCGCTGCCTGCACCGCGTGCGGCGCCGAGGGCACGCTGAGCAAGCAGCTCAGCCGCTCCAGCTTCCACCTCAAGGGTGGCGGCTGGTACTCGGACCTGTACGGCTCCACGAAGAAGGACGGCGGCGGTTCGTCGTCGTCCTCCTCGGCGTCGTCGTCGCCCGCGTCTTCTTCGACCACGTCGTCGTCGAGCACCAGCACGGCGCCCAGCGCTCCCGCGGCCGCGCCGAGCACGCCGGCCGCGTCCGGCGACAAGTCGTAG
- a CDS encoding PHP domain-containing protein — protein MLIDLHAHSHLSKGCDLEPRAVLERAAMFGLDAVAFTETNTQDGCDELFEIGAKSKVKVFVGLELVTDRGQYLCFFPKPELAPEPVQMWGSNREKPWSAAECLPKVKAMGAAIIAARPFDRDVPNPAMEYVRSLSGVLCAVEGYNAKVKQTANDLAVEAADVLKVPCVGGSDARGSLDEMGRGATFFKRDVLTQAQLVEELFKGDYWPVMAGELPRLTRPGEAQAQRKGGGGKKQHRRGGRR, from the coding sequence ATGCTCATCGACCTACACGCCCATTCCCACCTGTCCAAGGGGTGCGACCTGGAGCCGCGCGCCGTGCTGGAGCGGGCGGCCATGTTCGGCCTGGACGCGGTGGCGTTCACCGAGACGAACACCCAGGACGGCTGCGACGAACTCTTCGAGATCGGCGCCAAATCCAAGGTGAAGGTCTTCGTGGGCCTGGAGCTCGTCACGGACCGGGGCCAATACCTGTGCTTCTTCCCGAAGCCGGAGCTGGCGCCGGAGCCCGTGCAGATGTGGGGCAGCAACCGGGAGAAGCCCTGGAGCGCCGCCGAGTGCCTGCCCAAGGTGAAGGCGATGGGCGCGGCCATCATCGCGGCCCGCCCCTTCGACCGCGACGTGCCCAACCCCGCCATGGAGTACGTGCGCTCACTGTCCGGCGTGCTGTGCGCCGTAGAGGGCTACAACGCCAAGGTGAAGCAGACGGCCAACGACCTGGCCGTGGAGGCCGCGGACGTCCTCAAGGTGCCCTGCGTGGGCGGCAGCGACGCGCGCGGCTCCCTGGACGAGATGGGCCGCGGCGCCACCTTCTTCAAGCGCGACGTGCTCACCCAGGCGCAGCTGGTGGAGGAGCTGTTCAAGGGCGACTACTGGCCGGTGATGGCCGGTGAGCTGCCCCGCCTCACCCGGCCGGGCGAGGCGCAGGCCCAGCGCAAGGGCGGCGGCGGCAAGAAGCAGCACCGCCGCGGCGGCCGACGCTAG
- a CDS encoding TlpA family protein disulfide reductase encodes MSPVRRRALLCAVALGALTLTGSVSGCRHGGPVDAGPAFYRALWLPSVGPARYDPRQLTGKVVLVSFMATWCFPCLADQPSLKHLQETYGPQGFQVVAVGMDIDEGRVLGPFANHYAFPYPVLLSDERMRAGESAFGRIRALPSTVLLDRHGRAVAAWQGIEGQADVAKAIEKLLKAD; translated from the coding sequence GTGAGCCCGGTGCGACGACGCGCGCTCCTGTGCGCGGTGGCGCTGGGCGCACTGACGCTGACGGGCTCGGTGTCCGGCTGTCGCCACGGCGGGCCGGTGGACGCCGGGCCCGCGTTCTACCGGGCGCTGTGGCTGCCGTCGGTGGGGCCTGCGCGCTACGACCCCCGCCAGCTCACGGGCAAGGTGGTGCTGGTGTCCTTCATGGCCACCTGGTGCTTCCCGTGCCTGGCGGACCAGCCCTCGCTCAAGCATCTCCAGGAGACCTACGGCCCCCAGGGCTTCCAGGTCGTCGCGGTGGGGATGGACATCGACGAGGGCCGGGTGCTGGGCCCGTTCGCGAACCACTACGCCTTTCCGTACCCGGTGCTCCTGTCCGACGAGCGGATGCGCGCCGGTGAGAGCGCCTTCGGCCGCATCCGCGCGCTGCCCAGCACGGTGCTGCTGGACAGGCACGGCCGCGCGGTGGCCGCGTGGCAGGGGATTGAAGGCCAGGCGGACGTGGCGAAGGCCATTGAAAAGCTGCTGAAGGCGGACTGA
- a CDS encoding patatin-like phospholipase family protein yields the protein MSPTASRWLERQARVRGRPWRWALAAIGWITVATGAAQMFLPGLELRLLHADASAAPAHFFRIVGMFMVLFGGLLLHGLHEPRANPAAFLWTGLQKVGACGMVAAGVARDLLSPLALGVAAFDTLSAVLVLGFYASLRQREQIITVLRPQTEVAAPEATSPSVSALRVADATRNGVPSRRIQRTFDEGIAIQVSPAEAPRRSLVLAGGGMRVAWQAGVLRALTDARLSFTHADGTSGGIITLAMWLSGQSPAEMCERWRTLDVKDFVSLMPLDEYARPWKLTALGDADGIVQRVFPHLGVDVDAIRANRERSGTFNVCDFARKTNEAIPHTDVDLDLLVAGISLPLFMPPVVKDSHLYLDSVWIQDANVMEAVHRGADEVWIVWCIGNTSTYADGFFRQYVHMIELSANGALFAQLEQVRELNARILAGEHVPGHVRPITVHLIRPEHPLPLDPDFYAGHVTASTLIDQGYSDACRYLAVADGQGLPLTPEITQMTEPAYDLTFRETMAGPLAMGTTDPEAGAHDGRSTPFTMHCTITIDDMEAFIRDPDHAARLVAHVQYKPLGMDLPVREGSFNLFRSTDDPRTKIMTYGLRFQANGQDYYLDGTKTLRDDPGPDLWRDTTRLYSYLHAGMDARGPVVGAGVLVLGMRELLHLVASMRSSRGGVEGAGMMARFGHLFLGALWDLYAPEAPVRERAEEATHGHEG from the coding sequence ATGAGCCCGACCGCGTCGCGATGGCTGGAGCGCCAGGCCCGCGTCCGCGGGCGCCCGTGGCGCTGGGCGCTCGCGGCCATCGGGTGGATCACCGTCGCGACCGGCGCGGCGCAGATGTTCCTGCCGGGGCTGGAGCTACGGCTGTTGCACGCGGATGCGTCCGCCGCGCCCGCGCACTTCTTCCGCATCGTGGGCATGTTCATGGTGCTGTTCGGCGGCCTGCTCCTGCACGGCCTGCACGAGCCTCGCGCGAACCCCGCCGCCTTCCTGTGGACCGGCCTCCAGAAGGTGGGAGCCTGCGGGATGGTGGCAGCGGGCGTGGCGCGCGACCTGCTGTCACCCCTGGCGCTGGGGGTGGCGGCGTTCGACACGTTGTCCGCGGTGCTGGTGCTGGGGTTCTACGCGTCGCTGCGCCAGCGCGAGCAGATCATCACCGTGCTCAGGCCGCAGACAGAAGTAGCGGCTCCGGAGGCCACCAGCCCCTCCGTCAGCGCGCTGCGTGTCGCGGATGCGACCCGGAATGGCGTGCCTTCGCGGCGGATCCAGCGCACGTTCGACGAGGGCATAGCCATCCAGGTGTCCCCGGCGGAGGCTCCCCGGCGTTCGTTGGTGCTCGCGGGAGGCGGCATGCGCGTCGCGTGGCAGGCGGGCGTGCTGCGCGCGCTGACGGACGCGCGGCTGTCCTTCACCCACGCGGACGGCACGTCCGGCGGCATCATCACCCTGGCGATGTGGCTGTCCGGCCAGTCCCCCGCGGAGATGTGTGAGCGGTGGCGGACGCTGGACGTGAAGGACTTCGTGTCGCTGATGCCGCTGGACGAATACGCGCGGCCCTGGAAGCTCACCGCGCTGGGGGACGCGGACGGCATCGTCCAGCGCGTCTTCCCGCACCTGGGCGTGGATGTGGACGCCATCCGCGCGAACCGCGAGCGTTCCGGCACCTTCAACGTGTGTGACTTCGCCCGGAAGACGAACGAGGCCATCCCGCACACGGACGTGGACCTCGACCTGCTGGTGGCCGGCATCTCGCTGCCGCTCTTCATGCCCCCGGTGGTGAAGGACAGCCACCTGTACCTGGACTCGGTGTGGATCCAGGACGCCAACGTGATGGAGGCCGTGCACCGGGGCGCGGACGAGGTGTGGATTGTCTGGTGCATCGGCAACACGTCCACCTACGCCGACGGCTTCTTCCGCCAGTACGTCCACATGATTGAACTGAGCGCGAACGGCGCGCTCTTCGCCCAGCTGGAGCAGGTGCGCGAGCTCAACGCGCGCATCCTCGCGGGCGAGCACGTGCCGGGACACGTGCGGCCCATCACCGTGCACCTCATCAGGCCCGAGCACCCGCTGCCCCTGGACCCGGACTTCTACGCGGGCCACGTCACGGCCTCGACCCTCATCGACCAGGGCTACTCGGACGCCTGTCGCTACCTGGCGGTGGCGGACGGCCAGGGCCTGCCCCTCACCCCGGAGATCACGCAGATGACCGAACCCGCCTATGACTTGACCTTCCGCGAGACCATGGCCGGTCCGCTCGCGATGGGCACCACCGACCCCGAGGCGGGCGCCCACGACGGGCGCTCCACGCCCTTCACCATGCACTGCACCATCACCATCGACGACATGGAGGCGTTCATCCGCGACCCGGACCACGCCGCCCGGCTGGTGGCGCACGTGCAATACAAGCCGCTGGGCATGGACCTGCCCGTGCGCGAGGGGAGCTTCAACCTCTTCCGCAGCACGGATGATCCGCGCACGAAGATCATGACCTACGGCCTGCGCTTCCAGGCGAACGGCCAGGACTACTACCTGGATGGCACGAAGACGCTGCGCGACGACCCGGGCCCGGACCTCTGGCGAGACACCACGCGGCTCTACAGCTACCTGCACGCGGGCATGGACGCGCGCGGCCCGGTGGTGGGCGCGGGCGTCCTGGTGCTGGGCATGCGCGAGCTGCTCCACCTGGTGGCCAGCATGCGCTCGTCGCGCGGGGGCGTGGAGGGCGCGGGCATGATGGCCCGCTTCGGCCACCTGTTCCTGGGCGCGCTCTGGGACCTCTACGCCCCGGAGGCACCGGTGCGCGAGCGCGCAGAGGAGGCCACGCATGGCCACGAGGGCTGA
- a CDS encoding Fur family transcriptional regulator, with translation MTTHHHSHSHSHGPSDKDKDEVLARYMAQHGLKSTRQRSLIIDTFFEVGGHLSVEELWNKVREQDTKVSVATVYRTMKLLNECGLAHARNFGDGQTRYEAAAGREHHDHLICTSCGTIVEFENDRIETLQDAVARKHGFTVTSHKMELYGLCRECQLRGGPPETEA, from the coding sequence ATGACGACCCATCACCACAGCCACTCCCACTCCCACGGCCCCTCGGACAAGGACAAGGACGAGGTCCTGGCGCGCTACATGGCCCAGCACGGGCTGAAGAGCACGCGCCAGCGCAGCCTCATCATCGACACCTTCTTCGAGGTGGGCGGCCACCTGTCCGTCGAAGAGCTGTGGAACAAGGTGCGCGAACAGGACACCAAGGTGTCCGTGGCCACCGTGTACCGGACGATGAAGCTGCTCAACGAGTGCGGCCTGGCCCACGCGCGCAACTTCGGTGACGGGCAGACGCGCTACGAGGCGGCGGCGGGGCGCGAGCACCACGATCACCTCATCTGCACGAGCTGCGGCACCATCGTGGAGTTCGAGAACGACCGCATCGAGACGCTCCAGGATGCGGTGGCGCGCAAGCACGGCTTCACGGTGACGTCGCACAAGATGGAGCTGTACGGCTTGTGTCGCGAGTGTCAGCTCCGGGGTGGCCCTCCGGAGACAGAGGCCTGA
- a CDS encoding sigma 54-interacting transcriptional regulator, giving the protein MVRAVARFGDDSGEEDRQLRTDALPAMRSARVRVRLLVLSGPDAGQSYPLAPGRYRVGADASSDVIIADRAVSRSHLLLDVREDSIQAVDVGSRNGSFCEGMRFTTLEVRPGAVLTLGTTELKLVPEGEKAHTLPLSNRERFGNLVGQSRRMREVFTLLERVAQGESDVLIQGETGTGKELCAEGLHLHGGRSKGPFVIVDLAGVAPQLLESELFGHVKGAFTGAQADRAGAFERAHGGTLFLDEVGELPLEVQPRLLRALERRQVKRVGANDYRSVNVRVVAATHQDLEGAVKTGRFRGDLFHRLAVLRATLPPLRERPEDIPLLIDTVLERMGKPPSALSDQTRALLAQYPWPGNVRELRNVVDRVVSLGESALPELPDTPVARPALSPDLDPEDTLSLALELPFKEAKERLIEGFERDYLRTLVERCGGNVSKASREAGIDRVYLRKLLRKHGLVSGPD; this is encoded by the coding sequence ATGGTCCGCGCCGTGGCGCGCTTCGGGGACGACAGCGGGGAGGAGGACCGGCAGCTACGCACGGACGCCCTGCCGGCGATGCGCTCGGCGCGGGTGCGGGTGCGGCTGTTGGTGCTGTCCGGCCCGGACGCGGGCCAGAGCTACCCGCTGGCGCCCGGGCGATACCGGGTGGGCGCAGACGCCAGCTCGGATGTGATCATCGCGGACCGGGCGGTGTCTCGCAGCCACCTGCTGCTGGACGTGCGCGAGGACAGCATCCAGGCGGTGGACGTGGGCTCGCGCAACGGCTCCTTCTGCGAGGGCATGCGCTTCACCACCCTGGAGGTGCGCCCCGGCGCGGTGCTCACGCTGGGCACCACGGAGCTGAAGCTCGTCCCGGAGGGAGAGAAGGCGCACACCCTGCCCCTCTCCAACCGTGAGCGCTTCGGCAACCTGGTGGGCCAGAGCCGCCGGATGCGCGAAGTATTCACCCTGCTGGAGCGCGTGGCCCAGGGCGAGTCCGACGTGCTCATCCAGGGCGAGACGGGCACCGGCAAGGAGCTGTGCGCGGAAGGACTGCACCTGCATGGCGGGCGCTCCAAGGGGCCCTTCGTCATCGTGGACCTGGCGGGCGTGGCGCCGCAGCTGCTGGAGTCGGAGCTGTTCGGCCACGTGAAGGGCGCCTTCACCGGCGCGCAGGCGGACCGGGCGGGCGCCTTCGAGCGCGCGCACGGCGGCACCCTCTTCCTGGATGAAGTCGGGGAGCTCCCGCTGGAGGTGCAGCCCCGGCTGTTGCGCGCGCTGGAGCGCCGGCAGGTGAAGCGGGTGGGCGCCAACGACTACCGCTCGGTGAACGTGCGGGTGGTGGCGGCCACGCACCAGGATCTGGAGGGCGCGGTGAAGACGGGCCGCTTCCGCGGAGACCTGTTCCACCGGCTCGCGGTGCTGCGCGCGACGCTGCCGCCCCTGCGCGAGCGGCCGGAGGACATCCCGCTGCTCATCGACACCGTGCTGGAGCGGATGGGCAAGCCGCCCAGTGCCCTGTCGGACCAGACGCGCGCCCTGCTGGCCCAGTACCCGTGGCCGGGCAACGTGCGGGAGCTGCGCAACGTGGTGGACCGGGTGGTGAGCCTGGGCGAGTCCGCGCTGCCGGAGCTGCCGGACACGCCGGTCGCGCGCCCCGCCCTGTCGCCAGACCTGGACCCGGAGGACACGCTGTCGCTGGCGCTGGAGCTGCCCTTCAAGGAAGCGAAGGAGCGCCTCATCGAAGGCTTCGAGCGCGACTACCTGCGCACGCTGGTCGAGCGGTGCGGCGGCAACGTCTCCAAGGCGTCGCGCGAGGCGGGCATCGACCGCGTCTACCTGCGGAAGCTCCTGCGCAAGCACGGGCTGGTGTCCGGGCCGGACTGA